The Silene latifolia isolate original U9 population chromosome Y, ASM4854445v1, whole genome shotgun sequence sequence ggaagattttatgagtggtttaatagagaagtttgaggagcattcAAAAAATTTGGCTACGGTATTCTCTCGGGTTGGACcgtctcggtctttagactcgggtttggatgcttctcgggtgTATTCTTGGATGGAGGCAGTGGATAAGAGGTTAGTGGGTTTTGAAAGAGAattgaaggcaattcgtggggaagtgttcccacacagTGATCGTCTTACTTTCCTTacgagtcaaggtggagcgttggtcaTGCACGGGAAGGTTATGGCAAGTGATCAATCGCTTACATTGGAGGCCACGAAGGCTCTCTCCCtgaaagtgcttaactttgaaAGGAGCATTCGGACTCTTTCTCATCTTGTGCGGAGTTCTTTCGATCGTCTGGATGCTATAGAGCATCGTACtcggcccgactacgtgaacccgtaccGTACCCGCAACATTTGATCTCCCTCTGCCTTACCATATTTAGCCCCTTCTATTTTTAGCTTTCCCTTTTAGatgattttcgccacttagatgaggaaagtgactattcttttgttgatgcatcctttgacgtgttttgtgtgcttaatgtttggatgcatcgccattttggcaagcaccaccttgccttgcaagaaggcatcttacctcatagatgttgTTGAACcctatagcttatatgtttatgttttgatgatgtcaaggtgtcttataatttatatacttgttgcgtgtaatcatTTGTGTAAGTGTTTTAGAATTAATTTATTACAAGCAagtaacaaagaagattgtgatgatAGCATGAATGctcaagcctctattcaagatcaaacgatataaagattcattcaagatttatgtgaagacgaagtccgtctaaagattaatcaagcttggatgatgacgtagcctatactcgaagatctccttgaagattagaatagtataggtgattatctcgtaacggtaatcaagaatgagtttcttgaattggtaaaattatagctttgcagctataatattactagtaaaagagctcaatgttatagctcttctactataacattgagatgctgagtttttatacacgacttatattgtttcgaaattttttttgaaaattgtttaaagtttattttaaatgttttaataaaagtatttatataataaagctcggtttagtgcggagtttggttttatgttggaCGTTAACTAGTATTTATCTTggaccaacttatgagttggaccatactactaattagggtttcaatatagcctctcttaaaacctaaattctaacccatatgttaagactagggtttgcacaagtcacgaggcatatgagccgtgacatctcgtgttacttAGGGTatgtttggtaaagattttattctataataaaatctttacatatcttatataacttacttaatatatttgtttatgataaaagatattcttgttttaggaaatcttatcataatcttggaatttatagtaaagataatatttgaatagattatattctaactcttggaatattctttattatcttttaaggcttttaggaaagagataataagaagatataattggtttacatatcttattatttcggctattagggtttgtgcaaaaccgtgtggcctactctttctttcctataaatactttgctatttacaacatctaaagtaGAGactttaagcataaaaattgattttaattttacaaagcaaaccgtgtgttttcaagccgaaaaaccgatttgttattttgaaaggtcgtgtgttttaaatcTCGCATACCtgttcttattttatcgttataagataatagtgcttagttgatttcttacttgttcagtaacgtgaacctttgttggaatcattagtgctttcttattagtgtaagttagtcactcgagtatttaacggtactcattgagttacagctagagttagttgtacgagttgggttagtaaatttgtaatctgtagaaaggtactaaatttattaatcgagaatagtggacgtaggtttcgacttgtgaaactgaaccacttcaaaaaccgtgtgtcccttcattctttcgtttatttcatttactttcattagttgattagttaaagtttaattaataaactttaaataatcaattacatacgcaaaATCGAAAAATCTTTCAAaatttttaaatcctcaattcacccccccccccccccctcttgagtattttggatcaatagactcttcagatgtcttgttgtgagttgaagggccggagtgagacccgctaattgtctcacatcggctatgttattagagCAGTATAAATAAAGGTcgtagttttagtcacctctttactcgggatgagcaaaagttcagtttggggatatttgatgtgactcatattttcgcacatttagtcccctaactagcctcgttcctacgctttctagcatgcattagcgtcgtttcttatctttagcttcatattatgcatattctatgaggttttgtgcccttggtaggagaggagttcTAGCCTTGCTTAAACAgagcaaaacggagctaaattgatcgcatctaacgaccaagaaACAAGGAAGAGAGTAATACTAAAGACCTTAGTAAAAAAACaggtaaatgggcaatgatgatgGACCCTCACGACCTCTAAAGGATCCCCACGAGTTAAGGGGAAGCCAAATGGAAGAAGAAGCAAAACTGCCCTTCATGACGTGCGTCCCGGAGTAAGGACGGGCGTCCCAATGCTAAAGATGGGCGTCCTCAAGCTCAGCTCGAGCGTCCCTAAGGTAGGACAGGCGTCCCTCAGTGCAGGATGAGCGTCCATCAGAAGGAGGCCGTGCGTCCTTTCCATTTGCTCATCCTAAGATTGGTATAATTTCATTACTCCTTACTTAATTATTGCTTATTGCTTtactcttccatcatgtttatagttgttaagatgattgacaccattgttaacatgttctccatgataatgagtgagtagttccctaaCTAGGGTTAGTTGGAGATtatgggagttaatcatgggatagatctatacttaataagttcatatgaatgcttgcttgttgtaatttcaacttatgcacatgttatgcttgatgaaatgcttgattgacaacctagcatgattctcttatcctttcaacaagacttgtaagacataaactaactcaagacttcttagaccatgcatatcattgaatagggaaaaccaagtcaatgtaggtgttgtaaagttgtaaccaactcggctccgagacctaagtttacctaggaattgtaagatataaactaactcgattccattacaacaataattgcttgcatctatataacttatttatgtgatctcatcatgattcccctatgaacccatgacaccctagtgtctttaaTCAATTGCTTACAAATTCTATTTGCTTACTTTGCTTTGCTTTCATTTATTTAGttttcctttgttaagtagtttaaattgcaaatctcaacctcaacccaaattgtgacactaagaCAAAGCTATTTACAACCGATAagtcaatacaatacccgtcccgTGGGATTCAACCTCTAATTGCCACTCTACTAggagtagtttgttgagattataaattttatttgagAGCTTAGACGACACACTCAtcattattctggtgttattgtgctgttactttggtgttattctggtgttattgtgctgttactTTGGTGTTATTCTGTTTTTATTGTGTTGTTACCCTGATTTTATTCCCGTGTTATTCTTGTACTACATTACCATTGATAATTTTATTCTCTATAGCTATTACTCTATTAGCTTAATATGAGACCAATCCATACAAGAATAATCAATGGTGGTATAAGTCGTGACACAAGGCATTGCTACTTGTGACTCTCAAAAATATCCCATTGATGCCTCCTTAAAGAGTATGGATCATGTCTTAGTCCCAATGTGGCTGACCATTCTGACGAACTAgctatagattattttaaatcgGTAACCTATTATCTCACCAACTGACTAATTAGAAGAACCCTTCCTTAAGCGGATTCCCCTATTTGTATTAGTCCCAGTTGGGATGGATATCTCACATGGCTCACCTGGACGCGCTGATGTCCCGTCAATTGCAGCAGTAAGGCTCCTTTTTTCCCTGTTTATGAATTCCTTCTAAATGTATGTACCTCAGTAAAGTAAACAAACTTCTAATGCTTGATGACTTATGCTAGTGTCGTTTTTCTATCAATTTCTAGGTTGTGAGTTATAGAGGGTGGCCATCGATTTCTTGTTATCGAGCTGCATTGCGTATACAATCTCCCAAGGCCGAAATCATAGATGGTTTATTCAAACTTGTCCCGGGAACTACTAATGACGATGACGGCATGGTTAGGTATGTTCATCTGTGAAATTGAAATAGACAAAATGGGCTTTATGATGGTTATTTGCTAAATGTGATGTCATAACCACTGCTTTTCTGCTGACGACGGTGCTTCTTTTTCTGTTAACTAGGGAATTGTTGTTGGACTTCTACTATAGTAGTACCAAGATGAAGCCTAAACGTATAATCGTTTTCGGGTAATCAGTGTTGTTCTCCTCTTTCGTACATTTTCCATTACGTTTCTTCGACTTTATTATTAAAAGAATGTCACTTTCCAACATTTTAGACATTAATACGACTCGCCAGGCGGTTCAGAATTCATTGGTTTATGCCTCTATCATTTCTGAATTTTCAGGGATGGTGTCAGTGAATCACAATTCAGTCAAGTCGTGAACAAGGAACTTGATAAGTTTAAAGAGGTGTTTTATAGTTTGTACTATTTTCGATCTTATTCCTCATGTACAACAGCAACTATTCAGTATCTTTCTCGGTTTTTTTCGCACAGGCCTGCAAGTTTTTAGAAGAAGATTATTGTCCTAATTTCACACTGATTGTAGCACAGAAGAATCATCACACGAGGTTTTTACTGCAGAGCTCTCCAGCCAACGTACCACCTAGTGAGTCGTCTTACCGTTCTGATCCTGTATATAGCAAAATATTGGCTTCTCCTGTAACAGTTATAATTTTCGTGTGATTGTGAAGGAACTGTCATTGACAGCACCGTCTGTCATCCGAGGAAAAATGACTTCTTCATGTATGCCCAGGCGGGAATGATAGTGAGTATTAGATAAATTATGATTATCTTTGCATTCTTCAAATAAACTGTTAAAAGTAAACAATTATAGATCAAACCTTGATTCAATGGCGGAAATACTTCTTATAATTGCTGAAAACCCgacaaaattcccaaattcacgCCTAAAATCGAACAGAAATCGGTTCTAACTCAAAACTGGAACCCTAATTCAAAATTTTTTAGTGGTACTACGTGTTTTCTTGACGACATGACATGGGGAAGACATCAGCGGTGGTCGGTGACACGGTGATGGGAGTGGTGGCAGGTGAGGTGAGGCGAGAGTAGGAGAGGAGCACGGTTTTGAGGAGTAACGTTTTTGAAGAGAAGACCGATGTGATAATTTTGAATAGCGTGATAATGTTTTGAGAggatctatctatctatctatctatctatctatctatctatctatctatctatctatctatctatctatctatctatctatctatctatctatctatctatctatctatctatctatctatctatctatctatctatctatctatctatctatctatctatctatctatctatctatctatctatctatctatctatctatctatctatctatctatctatctatctatctatctatctatctatctatctatctatctatctatctatctatctatctatctatctatctatctatctatctatctatctatctatctatctatctatctatctatctatctatctatctatctatctatctatctatctatctatctatctatctatctatctatctatctatctatctatctatctatctatctatctatctatctatctatctatctatctatctatctatctatctatctatctatctatctatctatctatctatctatctatctatctatctatctatctatctatctatctatctatctatctatctatctatctatctatctatctcaccataagaaccaaactcacgtgATCccgcccctctctctctctctctctctctctctctctatatatatatatatatatatatatatatatatatatatatatatatatatatatatatatatatatatatatatatatatatatatggttgtTTCCATATTTTCAATGGAGCAAAAgattcattactctttggttatggattatgatggaataaagcaaaatggctcactaaagtggctgcTCTTCTTTCTCTTGTGAATAGTGGTcgttcgatgcagttctcgacgtaattttcatcttgggtcactcggaaacagcctctttgtgttgctaacacaagggtaaggctgcgtacatccgaccccccttaTCCCggaatttgcgggagccattttggcactggggtaatgttgttgttttgTATATATCTAGTGAGAAcaatcactcggtgagaacgcactaaatatattaaaatatatgttagatacaactttttttttaccaaatttctGATGCACTTTAAATTATCCTAGATAGTTTTTTTACCTAAATTCTATATACACattttaataatgtagatacaaTGTTTTCTATCGTAGGTACATCTTTTTACCtaattttatatacactttttaagagtgtagatacactttttaccagaattctatatacacttttaaagagtgtagatacacttttttctattttAGGTACATTTATTAAGTAATTTCATATACACTTTTTAgcaatgtagatacactttttaggtaaattttatatacactttttaaggATGTAGGTACACTTTTCCCTATCTTAAGTAGTGGGTACACTTTTTACCTCAACAATTCTAATAATTGGCCTTACTACTTCTAACAATTGTTGTTGCTACTTCTAAAATTACATATATCTGGAAAACAGGGAAAGGGGTCTCTACAATGACTATGTAAAATCCTCTAATTGAAAAGGATGTAGCGCAGCTTGGTAGCGCCTTTGTAAAGGATAAAGAATGTCACGGGTTCCAATCCTGTCATCCCTACCTATTCTTTTTCTCAGGCAAAGACGGGGGACCCATTAAAATCGATTCAATTGGGACATAgaaattttttttgttatttttatgaTACTATATATGATAGTATATGTATGCAGGGTGTAGTATTGGGTTACAAAAAGAATCCTTTTCTTTGATGTTATTAAATACTTATCTATTGTGATAAGAACATCGCTCTTAGTTCAGTTCGGTAGAATGTGGGTCTCCAAAACCCAATGTTGTAGGTTCAAATCCTACAGAGCGTGATTTCCTTCTTGTTAGGTCGAATTAGACTGAAATGACTTAACTAACTTGAACAGTAAGCAAAATTTGACCTCCTCCTTTATCCAATCCAATTGAGGTTAAGATTCCTTATATTATTATAGATAGCATAACTAATGATTAGAATTCTCATACCTTCTCTAACTCTTTGATCGTGAAATCACAAAGAAAAGTTAAAAAGAGAAACAAAGCTCATAACATAAACCATGCTTCCTCTCCCGTAATTTTTTAAATCGAGCGAGCTTCACTTCCTCGTAACTTAGAGGAAGGCAGTTCTCCTGCCGCTTTAGCTTATTGGCAAAGAAGCTTTAAACAAGACAAAACTACGCTCTTTCTGCTTATTAGTCAAGCAAGTCTTTcactccatatatatatatatatatatatatatatatatatatataaattataacCATTACTGATCAAAATATTTCGGACGGATTATAAGTGTTTAACCTAAATCGTCTTATGGATCATCATTCAACCATTCCAAACTAAACACTCGTCATTTAAGCACTAATAAAATCGATTATACAAAAAACAATAACTGAACATGGCATGATAAACAACCAAAAAATTCCGAAATGGAAGAATTAATATTTATACATTTGATTAAATACTCAAAACACACGACACATTTCCATAATCAATCAGCTATTGATCCTAATTGTTGAAATAATAATAACTTTCAACTACTTCCTACCACTGCATATATATACAAATAAAAGGTTATGTGCGTGGTGTGCGTTGAGGCCAAAGGAGGAGGACATGGTGGTCTTTGCGGCGGAACTGATAGTGGTAAATCACGATATACCCCTGCATTTCCTAACCAAATCAAGCCACCACATCTTATCTCACCAAGCTCCCCAAAAATGGCAATTTCAACATCCCCACTTTAAAGGCTCGGTGACAACAAATACGACACCGCCAATGAACCCGACATTACAACCATCCAACCTCAGGTGTCATCACTGGTGACGAATATTGGCCGCAGATGCCGCCGTCAAACCAGAAGACCCGATGTCGGACGAGCGCCACTTTTCCTACTGTCCTTCCCTCGTGGGCGCTAATCACACCTTCACTCGATACCGCGCTAAGTAGCCGCCTCTCCTTCTATTATCTCTTCTCGATTTTCCCCAGAATCAAAACCTAATTTTACAAATTTTCCAATTTATGTACTATGCATCTTCAGATACACGTATGAACGGCGGTTTCTGCTACTTCTCATATCCTCAAACCACAGAAACCGCCTTACTCGATTTTATGCTTGATAAGAGTTAAAATAGACAACCGACAAGTTGTACTGCTATTGATCATGCCGGCATGGCGCCAACCTCTGGGTGGTGCCGGTGGTGGTCAGAGTGGTTAAGGGTGAAGCACTGGTGGTAGAAGTTGGGTGAGTCGAATGAATGTGAGTTGAGTGATTTTGATTTATGGAGTAATAAAACCCATTTGTTTGCTCTTAATCGTATAACCATTGAGTGTTCTTACCGAGTCACTCGCTCTCACcgaatgttcgttctcaccggatgtTGACtctcacatatatatatatatatatatatatatatatatatatatatatatatatgtgtgtgtgtgtgtgtgtgtgtgtgtgtgtgtgtgtgtgtgtttgtgtgtgtgtgtgtgtgtgtgtgtttgtgtgtgtatACATaattgggatcctatgagaaccaccaacataatgagaaccgtgagaactccaccttatgaattttctttaaaaaataatgacatatttggatCCGGCATGgaattttatggctagataacatatttcttggtctaaAAAACATAACCTAGTGAGAAAAATCGAGACGAGATGCATTTTATTAATTCCTAAGCACCTACTACTCATCTTCATATATCTGACATTTTTCACGCACCTAGAActcattttcatgcacctagaacctgttgttttcatgcacctagtaatcattttcatgcatgtaacaattttcatgcacctagtatttgttttcgtgcatctataacCGTTTTAGTAtgcctaattgtatttttgtacattaagtttatattttgttaataaattcaataaattttgtttagctatactaaaaatatgtttgaataaactaaactaagggtaaatgattcttcaaaactttcggaacaagatttgatgatgatttagtaaggtttatatatatatatatatatatatatatatatatatatatatatatatatatatatatatatatatatatatatatataggatccggtgagaaccactaacataatgagaaccgtgagaaccctcacTAAATCTCCAACAAATCTTATTTCGAAAGGTTTGATGGATCATTtgccattagtttagtttattcaaacacactCTATAGTATAACTAAACAAAATTTagtgattttattaacaaaatataaattaataaatttaatgaaCAAAAATataattaggtatactaaaacggctatagatgcacgaaaaaAAATAccaggtgcatgaaaattgttacatgcatgaaaatgattactaggtgcatgaaaataacaggctctaggtgcacgaaaacgagttctaggcgcgtgaaaattttcaaaaacatgaaaatgagtaggtgtatgaaaattaataaaatgtatctcGCCTCGATTTCCGTCGCTAGTTTATACTTTTTAGACCTAGAAATATGTTATTTAGCCGTAAAATTCTATGTCGAATCTAAATGTCattatttttttcaaaaaaaattacagaaggtggagttctcacggttctcattatgttggtcGTTCTCACCTAGGATcccaattatatatatatatatatatatatatatatatatatatatatatatatatatatatatatatatatatatatatatatagataggttcagatgagtccttagttttggttgagtccataagtcctattttCTACCCTAGGATTAAGTGGGATGGATGGTGGAGATTAGATGGACAAAAGGTAGTCATTAATTAGGGAAAAAAACAAAAGAGGGCTTGTTTAGGTTTCCAACGTCACTCATGTTTTTTCCAATGCTGATTACTTCTCTCACATAGACAATAATTAAAAATTTCCTCACGTTTTTTGAAGCTTCCATTAGCTGCTAAACATTCACCTTCCTTtcaacctttttttttcattttattctttccacttcttcttctttcttccaAAAATTTTTTTTACAGATTCTTCATCTTCATAATTCTAGCGTTTTTTGCGTGAAAGTTGAAGGGAAAAAAAAATCATTGTGACTGAAATTTCTTCTTACATATTGTCGTTTTTTTATTTCTAATAAACGCCATCTCCATATTGCTCAATGTCGAGTTCTAACATGGATGAAATGCAGATTGTACAAGTTAACAATGGTAAGTAAACTGGTATGCAACAATGTTTattatattttttgtttttttaaagcaTAAGTGGAAGGTGAGAAGGCAAACGGATGAAGTTGTGTTAAGTAACATGAAACATGAATAAAGTTATTTTTTTGTGGAAGGAATGTTACATAATTTTGTGGACCTTCTAAATTCCTTTGATGCGTATTCTATAAGGGGCTACTAAAAAACCCTACTTCTTTTATAACAATTTTGTTGAAGTTACATATATTATGTGGTAGAGTTATATGTTATCTcagtaaagttacactattaGTTATGTGGCTATTGTAGGTTTTGTATTTGGTTAAATAATAAAGGGAGTTTTTGTATTTTAACAGTTAAAGAATGTTATGAGAATGTTGAAGATGTTGGGGAAGAGAAATTCTCTCATGTATTGCAAGGTGTAGGTGAGGATGAATTTTGTAGGATAGTAGAAAGCCAATTTACGCCATATGTTGGACAACAATTCGATTCCATAGAAGAAGCTGTGAAATTCTATGAGATGTACGCGCTCGCATGTGGATTTTATGTGCGTAAATACACGACGAAGAAGTTGCGTGACGGAACTATTAGATCGAAACTTTTGGTATGTAATCGGGAGGGGTTCACATATGCAAAGAAGGTGAGCAAATGCAAAGATGTAGAAGTTGGTGGAAGCACACAAGAGGGGAAAGAAATTGGAGATAAGCAGAGAAGGAAAACTAAAGTGATGAGGGTTGGGTGCAAAGCAAGGGTTAGATTATTCATGATGAACGGCCTTATAGTAATTGATCGATTTCATGCGGGACACAGTCACGAGATTGCAGAGCTTAAAGATAGGGAGTTTCAGAAACTGTCAAGGCGGTTACACAAATATCACAAGGGACTCATAGTCTGTAACTCAAGGGTTAGTACAGTTATTTCGTAATATGAAACTGATTTTTTTgcaattacaataataaaataatttgGGTGTTAAAGTTACATAATTGGTGTATGAAATTACAATACTTATACTTAAAGTTACATGTTAGCTGTTATAAAAAAAAAGTTAACTGAAGTTACAGTACTAGTGTAGTAAAATTTCAATTCTgattgttaaagttacacttttgttgTATTGTGCGGAACGTGacataaaattacattaattggGAGTAAAATTACAGTTGTCattgttaaagttacatttttgcTGTAATGATAAAAAATGAAGTAAAGTTACACTACTTGTGTAGTAAAATTACAGTAGTCTTGGGTTAAGTTACACGTTAACTGTTATGTGAAAAAATGAACAAAAGTTATAGTATTTGTGCAGTAAAATTACAGTTCTCATTGCTAAAGTTACAATTAAGCTGAAATGTGAGAAAAGATTACAATACTTCCTCCTAAGCAGGCGAAAAACAAGGGGAGTGGAAAAAGAATGTTGTCGACGAAGAGTAAAGCTGCTGCCAAAAATGCTAAACCAAAGAGGATGTGCAACAACTGTAAGCAAATGGCACACCATGACAAGAGAAATTGGCCCAACCCGTTTGCAGAGCGTCCACCGACTTCAGTTCAATCTTCTTCAGAGGTGAGTGAGAATGaggcagaagaagaagaagaagaagaagaagaagaagaagacgactCGGAGTAGAAATTTGAAATACCTTTCATTGGCTGTTTTGGCTTGTGGAATTGTTATTTTTTTGGATTATGGAGGTGTAGTTACTGTGATAATAAAGTGGTGAATTATTGTTACAGTGAGCAGTTTATTTATCAGATGGAGTTATAAATTgtaggactaaagttatattttGTGTGAAATGAAGTTATAGTTCgtagtttatttattttagttttccAAGTCTTGCCTTTAAGTATGATTACGTACTTTAAGTATGATTCCATAGCGTAAATTATAATAATGGATGCCAAAGTTGGTGAAAAAATTTCCAATTTGATTAAACATTGGAGTTACACAATGTAAGACTGAAGTTATATCTTATGCGACATGAAGTTacagtaaaaaaaaattatttattttggtTTCTCCAAATATAGTTTATAACTATGAACTTTATTAAATGGGGCTGCAACTTGAGTACGTTTAATGTGTAATTTAAATTTGGGTTATACATTGTTCGAGTGAAGTTACAAAAAATATAGACTGAAGTTACATAATTGGTTGCTTATAAATATGTGAAGGGTGAGAAACTTCAGTGGTTAATTGTGtaactccaaaccctaactgtGTAACTTTAGAGCGTATGTAACTCTATGCCATATGTGGTAGGGGAGGAGATAAATATACAATACTGTAACTTGGGAAAGTGAAGTTACACAGTACAAGTATGAAGTTAAGAAGTGAGTATGCGTTTGTTAAAAATAAATGCTAAAAATGAATCGTCAACACAAGGGTAGATAATCTAAAGGAAATATTGTTTCCTACATAAAAACAACGTTTAAAGAGAGGCTAAATATTGTCTTCTACAAGTACAAAACGATTGACATTAATTCAAGTCTGATAACAATTCATACATAATCTAAGTAAATGTAGACTTCCCCTGTGATTTGGATGATTTTGAAAGTATCTTGGAAATTCTGCGCCGGGCTTGAATTGTTTCCCAAAGTTTGTCTTTACCGGCTATGAAATGACTGACCTTCTCCATAACTTGATCTCGATGGCTGTTCATATTAGCTAGTACAAGGGACGCAGCCAGTTCGATTATTAAGAAACGCCGATTGGTCTTAGAGCCAAGGTCTTCATATCAGCTAGTACAAGGGACGCTTTGCAAATGTCAAAGTCCGGCATTAAAATAAATATTGGCGTAATACTTACTAGTATGTAAGACGCTTTACAAATACGGGAGTTCTCGGGGTCGGTGTATTTCTGGTTGTCAAGGATGTCCACAGATCTTGCCTTGAAGTTGATACAAGCACATGCTAGATGGTCATCTATGTTGATTGGTATGAAAATAAAA is a genomic window containing:
- the LOC141631006 gene encoding protein argonaute 4A-like, encoding MEAVDKRLVGFERELKAIRGEVFPHSDRLTFLTSQGGALVMHGKVMASDQSLTLEATKALSLKVLNFERSIRTLSHLVRSSFDRLDAIEHLPVGMDISHGSPGRADVPSIAAVVSYRGWPSISCYRAALRIQSPKAEIIDGLFKLVPGTTNDDDGMVRELLLDFYYSSTKMKPKRIIVFGDGVSESQFSQVVNKELDKFKEACKFLEEDYCPNFTLIVAQKNHHTRFLLQSSPANVPPRTVIDSTVCHPRKNDFFMYAQAGMIVSIR